CGCAGCGTAGACTTTCTCAAGTCTTACCTGCAAACGTATCCTTTTATTAAATCACTGGTTCTTGGCATCAGCGGCGGACAGGACTCAACGCTGACCGGCAAACTGTGCCAGATGGCCATCAACGAGCTGCGAGCCGAAACGGGCGATAGTACCCTGCAATTTATTGCCGTCCGTTTGCCCTACGGCGTGCAGGCGGATGAGCAGGATTGCCAGGATGCCATCGCCTTTATTCAGCCGGATCACGTATTAACGGTCAATATTAAAGGCGCTGTGCTGGCCAGCGAACAGGCACTGCGTGAAACGGGCATCGAACTTAGCGACTTTGTTCGCGGCAATGAAAAAGCCCGTGAACGTATGAAGGCGCAGTACAGTATTGCGGGGATGACCCACGGCGTGGTGGTCGGGACCGACCATGCTGCGGAAGCGATTACTGGATTCTTCACCAAATACGGCGACGGCGGTACCGACATTAACCCCATTTTCCGCCTCAACAAACGTCAGGGCAAACAGCTACTGGCGCAGTTAGG
This Klebsiella sp. RHBSTW-00484 DNA region includes the following protein-coding sequences:
- the nadE gene encoding ammonia-dependent NAD(+) synthetase, which encodes MTLQQEIIQALGAKPQIDVEGEIRRSVDFLKSYLQTYPFIKSLVLGISGGQDSTLTGKLCQMAINELRAETGDSTLQFIAVRLPYGVQADEQDCQDAIAFIQPDHVLTVNIKGAVLASEQALRETGIELSDFVRGNEKARERMKAQYSIAGMTHGVVVGTDHAAEAITGFFTKYGDGGTDINPIFRLNKRQGKQLLAQLGCPEHLYKKLPTADLEDDRPSLPDEVALGVTYDNIDDYLEGKTLDEKIAKTIEGWYLKTEHKRRPPITVFDDFWKK